Genomic DNA from Geitlerinema sp. PCC 9228:
GCTTCGTTGGCCTTTTCAAAGGGAAAAGTTTCTACAATCGGTTCGATTTGATATTTTTCCGCCACCGATAGCATTTCTCGCATCATCGCCCGACCCCCAATCACAGAAGCGAGAATGCGACGGCGTTTCATCAGCATGGAAAACAAAGGCAGGGAAATATTTTCGTCGGGAACACCAACAATAGACAGGGTTCCGTCGGCATCGAGATATTCGGCATATCCTGCCCAATCAATACTAGCGGGAACCGTGCTCAGCAAAACGCTAAAAAAGCGATCGGCAGGCGGTGGCGATCCCCCGCGTTCAACCACAATCGCATCAACAGCACCTAGCTGTTTGGCAAATTCGGCTTTGTCTTGGGAAGTGGTAAATACTGTTACCCGATTTCCCAGACGGGAGGCAAATTTTACCGCCAAATGTCCCAAACCGCCAACGCCGATAATGCCAATTTCCTGACCGGAAGTCATGCCGCCGTACCGCAAACCAGAATAGACGGTAATGCCAGCACAGAGTAAAGGACCGGCAACTTCGGTTTTGATGCCATCGGGAATGGGGAAGGCAAAACGGGAATCGACGTTGAGATAGTCAGAAAAGCCACCGTATTCGGAGACAATCAGCGGTTGGTGGTTGCTGCATAGATTTTCGTTGCCACGCAGGCAATCCTTACATTGCATACAAGCAGATGCTTGCCAGCCCATGCCCACGCGATCGCCCACTTGCAAGTGAGTCACCTGTTCTCCTACTTCTACCACCTCACCGATAACCTCGTGACCGGGAACAATGGGATAGTTCGACATACCCCAGTCGTCATCGATGATATGCAAATCGGAGTGGCAAATACCACAAGCATGAACCTTAATAAGGCAACGATGTCCTTTGGGAGACGGCGTTTCGTATGTATAAGGCTGGAGTTTGGCACCTTTTTCTAAAGCTGCAAGTGCTTGAATTTGCATAAAAGATAATCCCTTTGCATTCTAATTGGGCAGCAAATCTTTCGATGCCAGCCACTCCCGATTGTACAGTTTGGACTGGTAGCGGCTGCCACCATCGCACAGAACCGTAACAATGGTATGGCCGGGCCCCATTTCCTTGGCTAGTTGGTAGGCAGCTCCTACATTGATGCCTACAGATCCCCCCATAAA
This window encodes:
- a CDS encoding NAD(P)-dependent alcohol dehydrogenase: MQIQALAALEKGAKLQPYTYETPSPKGHRCLIKVHACGICHSDLHIIDDDWGMSNYPIVPGHEVIGEVVEVGEQVTHLQVGDRVGMGWQASACMQCKDCLRGNENLCSNHQPLIVSEYGGFSDYLNVDSRFAFPIPDGIKTEVAGPLLCAGITVYSGLRYGGMTSGQEIGIIGVGGLGHLAVKFASRLGNRVTVFTTSQDKAEFAKQLGAVDAIVVERGGSPPPADRFFSVLLSTVPASIDWAGYAEYLDADGTLSIVGVPDENISLPLFSMLMKRRRILASVIGGRAMMREMLSVAEKYQIEPIVETFPFEKANEALERVRNNQVRYRAVLTKQ